The following proteins are encoded in a genomic region of Vibrio spartinae:
- the ycfP gene encoding alpha/beta hydrolase YcfP translates to MIIYLHGFDSTSPGNHEKVLQLQFIDDDVRFISYSTLHPRHDMQHLLKEVHKAIESSNDPHPLICGVGLGAYWSERIGFLCGIKQVLFNPNLHPEDHMQGKIDRPEEYEDIATKCASQFRLKNKAHCLVVLSTHDEALDSRKTAEELGNYYDIIWDETQSHKFKKISQHLQMISQFKNK, encoded by the coding sequence ATGATTATTTATCTACATGGATTTGATTCGACCAGCCCGGGGAATCATGAAAAGGTGCTGCAATTACAATTTATTGATGATGATGTGCGTTTTATCAGCTATAGCACGCTTCACCCCAGACACGATATGCAGCATCTCCTGAAAGAAGTACACAAAGCGATCGAATCAAGTAATGACCCACACCCACTGATCTGTGGGGTCGGACTGGGTGCTTATTGGTCTGAACGGATTGGTTTTTTATGCGGCATTAAACAGGTGCTATTCAATCCGAATCTACATCCTGAGGACCATATGCAAGGGAAGATTGATCGTCCGGAAGAGTATGAAGATATTGCAACAAAGTGTGCTTCTCAATTTAGATTGAAGAATAAAGCGCATTGCTTGGTTGTGCTGTCTACACATGATGAAGCATTGGATAGCCGGAAAACGGCTGAAGAGCTGGGCAATTACTACGATATTATTTGGGACGAGACACAAAGTCATAAATTCAAGAAGATATCTCAACATCTTCAAATGATTAGCCAATTTAAAAATAAATAA
- a CDS encoding NAD(P)/FAD-dependent oxidoreductase, whose amino-acid sequence MTRIVVVGGGAGGLELVTKLGHTLGRKGRAQITLVDRNASHLWKPLLHEVATGSMDEGVDALSYRAHARNHSFDFQMGNLEELDRDRKVITLAELKDEHGELLIPRREVEYDILVLAIGSTSNDFNTAGVKDHCIFLDSPEQANLFRTEMNNEFLKLHANNGHGTVDIAIVGAGATGVELSAELHNAVKELRNYGFGDLDSNKLNVHLIEAGERILPALPPRISAAAHYELTKLGVNVRTSTMVTKVEADGLTTKDGEKIPAKIMVWAAGIKAPDFIKDIAGLETNRINQLVVTNTLQTTRDEDVFVIGDLAQCTQPDGSFVPPRAQAAHQMASRTFKNIVAKLNDRDMKPYVYKDHGSLVSLSRFSTVGSLMGNLTKGSMMVEGKIARVVYISLYRMHQMALHGMFKTALMLLVGRINRVLRPNLKLH is encoded by the coding sequence GTGACTCGTATTGTTGTTGTTGGTGGCGGTGCAGGCGGTTTAGAGCTTGTCACTAAATTAGGCCACACATTAGGAAGAAAAGGGCGAGCCCAGATCACGTTAGTGGACAGAAATGCCAGCCATTTATGGAAGCCGTTATTGCATGAAGTTGCAACAGGTTCTATGGACGAAGGTGTTGACGCGTTGAGTTATCGGGCTCATGCGAGAAATCATAGTTTTGATTTCCAAATGGGCAATTTGGAAGAGCTCGATCGGGACAGAAAAGTCATTACTTTGGCTGAGTTGAAAGATGAGCATGGTGAACTGCTGATCCCACGCCGTGAAGTGGAATACGATATTTTGGTATTGGCTATCGGTTCAACATCGAATGATTTTAATACTGCGGGCGTGAAAGATCACTGTATCTTTTTGGATAGTCCGGAGCAGGCCAATTTATTCCGGACCGAGATGAACAATGAGTTTCTGAAGCTTCATGCAAACAATGGTCATGGTACGGTTGATATTGCGATTGTCGGAGCCGGTGCGACGGGGGTCGAACTCTCTGCTGAGCTACATAATGCGGTGAAAGAGCTGCGTAATTACGGCTTTGGTGATTTGGATTCAAATAAGTTGAATGTTCACCTGATTGAAGCCGGTGAGCGGATTCTTCCTGCCTTACCACCAAGAATTTCTGCTGCTGCCCATTATGAACTCACCAAACTGGGTGTGAATGTCCGTACATCAACGATGGTCACCAAAGTCGAAGCTGACGGTCTGACGACCAAAGACGGTGAAAAGATTCCTGCAAAAATTATGGTATGGGCGGCCGGGATTAAAGCCCCTGATTTTATCAAAGATATCGCGGGTCTTGAGACCAACCGGATTAATCAGCTGGTGGTGACGAATACCTTACAGACGACGCGAGATGAAGATGTTTTCGTGATTGGTGATTTGGCCCAGTGTACACAACCGGATGGATCATTTGTTCCACCACGTGCACAGGCTGCTCATCAAATGGCCAGCCGGACATTTAAAAACATTGTTGCGAAATTAAATGACCGGGACATGAAGCCTTATGTTTATAAAGATCATGGTTCTCTGGTCTCTCTGAGCCGCTTTTCAACCGTGGGCAGTCTGATGGGGAACTTGACGAAAGGCTCGATGATGGTTGAAGGGAAAATCGCCCGGGTCGTTTACATTTCTCTTTACCGAATGCATCAGATGGCACTACACGGGATGTTCAAAACAGCGTTGATGCTGTTGGTCGGAAGAATCAACAGAGTGCTTAGACCTAACCTTAAGCTGCACTAA